From Oncorhynchus clarkii lewisi isolate Uvic-CL-2024 chromosome 26, UVic_Ocla_1.0, whole genome shotgun sequence, the proteins below share one genomic window:
- the LOC139384376 gene encoding UDP-glucuronosyltransferase 2C1-like isoform X2 produces the protein MITYIGNMTLCLFIIVLIVCGSVCHGGMLLVFPREGSQWVNMDILIKALHSQGHTVKLMHAYVKQLVKMCLPGIFIVTLLTLSIPAVHGGKVLVFPQDGSHWVNMKIIIEALHSRGHSVSVVRPSDSWYIKETSPHYSSITIDIPGGADEEFFRSFVSRLIQIKREGNSAWTRFSLDMELKDGFFEIHRKVCEMIIKMLENKQLMQSIRETKYDLVLTDPLNGGGIVLAHYLNVPLVFNVRWTIGGEGHFVIAPSPLSYVPIPAAELTDKMSFFQRVRNFLVYIIRQYLYRQTMGPHYSALVSRYFGPEVDYFSLFQAADLWLMRVDFVFEFPRPTMPNVIYMGGFQCKPAKPLPQELEEFVQSSGVHGVIIMSLGTLIGQLPHDIADEIAVAFAQLPQKVIWRYKGDRPATLGNNTLLVDWMPQNDLLGHPKTRLFVAHGGTNGIFEAIYHGVPIVGLPLVFDQTDNLSRMKVKGVAMVVDLATLDRNIFSQALQEVLDEPSYRTNMQRLSRLHRDVPMEPLDTALFWIEFVMRHKGAAHLRTESYRMPWYSYHSVDVMVFLLTVVLFTLLAFIGIIRCFCCRSCLKMKEE, from the exons ATGATAACATACATTGGAAACATGACTTTGTGCCTATTCATAATTGTTTTAATTGTGTGTGGTTCAGTTTGCCATGGTGGGATGTTGCTGGTCTTTCCCAGGGAGGGAAGTCAATGGGTTAACATGGACATTCTGATCAAGGCTCTTCACTCTCAGGGACACACA GTAAAATTGATGCATGCTTATGTGAAGCAGCTAGTGAAGATGTGTCTCCCTGGTATCTTCATTGTTACCCTGTTGACCCTCTCTATTCCTGCTGTCCATGGTGGGAAAGTCCTGGTGTTTCCTCAAGACGGCAGCCACTGGGTCAACATGAAGATCATTATTGAAGCGCTGCATTCAAGAGGTCACAGTGTGTCAGTAGTACGGCCATCAGACAGCTGGTACATCAAGGAAACCTCCCCTCACTACAGTTCAATCACAATTGATATTCCAGGTGGAGCTGATGAGGAATTCTTTCGCTCATTTGTGTCAAGACTAatacagataaagagagagggaaactcTGCTTGGACTCGTTTTAGTTTGGACATGGAGTTGAAGGACGGGTTTTTTGAAATTCACCGCAAAGTGTGTGAGATGATAATCAAAATGTTAGAAAATAAACAGTTGATGCAGTCTATTAGAGAAACCAAGTATGACTTGGTTCTGACAGACCCATTAAATGGGGGAGGCATTGTGCTGGCGCACTATTTAAATGTGCCACTTGTTTTCAATGTTAGATGGACTATAGGTGGTGAGGGTCATTTTGTTATTGCTCCCTCTCCGCTATCTTATGTTCCAATTCCTGCTGCAGAGTTAACAGACAAGATGAGTTTTTTTCAGAGGGTTCGTAACTTCCTTGTTTATATCATCAGGCAGTAtctgtacagacagacaatgggacCTCATTATTCTGCTTTAGTTAGTCGTTACTTTGGTCCTGAGGTCGACTACTTCTCATTGTTTCAAGCTGCTGATTTATGGCTCATGAGAGTTGACTTTGTGTTTGAGTTCCCTCGTCCCACCATGcctaatgttatatatatgggagGCTTCCAATGTAAACCTGCCAAGCCTCTTCCCCAAGAACTAGAGGAGTTTGTTCAGAGTTCTGGGGTACATGGAGTCATTATCATGTCTTTGGGGACTTTAATTGGGCAGCTTCCACATGATATAGCTGATGAGATAGCTGTTGCTTTTGCCCAACTGCCTCAGAAGGTAATCTGGAGGTATAAAGGAGACAGGCCAGCTACTCTGGGCAACAATACCTTACTAGTTGACTGGATGCCTCAGAATGATCTTTTAGGACACCCTAAGACAAGGCTGTTTGTAGCTCACGGAGGAACAAATGGGATTTTCGAGGCGATCTACCACGGTGTTCCAATAGTAGGCCTTCCTCTGGTGTTCGACCAAACTGACAATCTTTCTAGAATGAAAGTGAAGGGTGTAGCAATGGTTGTGGATTTAGCAACACTAGATAGAAACATATTCTCCCAGGCCTTACAGGAAGTTCTGGATGAGCCATCCTACAGGACGAACATGCAGAGACTCTCCAGGCTACACAGGGACGTGCCAATGGAGCCCCTGGACACTGCCCTCTTCTGGATTGAGTTTGTCATGAGACACAAAGGTGCTGCTCACCTGCGTACAGAGTCCTACAGAATGCCCTGGTACTCGTACCACTCTGTAGATGTAATGGTCTTTTTACTGACTGTTGTGTTATTTACTCTGCTGGCTTTCATTGGCATTATCAGATGTTTCTGTTGCAGGTCATGTTTGAAAATGAAAGAGGAATGA
- the LOC139384376 gene encoding UDP-glucuronosyltransferase 2C1-like isoform X1 encodes MITYIGNMTLCLFIIVLIVCGSVCHGGMLLVFPREGSQWVNMDILIKALHSQGHTVRVVKLMHAYVKQLVKMCLPGIFIVTLLTLSIPAVHGGKVLVFPQDGSHWVNMKIIIEALHSRGHSVSVVRPSDSWYIKETSPHYSSITIDIPGGADEEFFRSFVSRLIQIKREGNSAWTRFSLDMELKDGFFEIHRKVCEMIIKMLENKQLMQSIRETKYDLVLTDPLNGGGIVLAHYLNVPLVFNVRWTIGGEGHFVIAPSPLSYVPIPAAELTDKMSFFQRVRNFLVYIIRQYLYRQTMGPHYSALVSRYFGPEVDYFSLFQAADLWLMRVDFVFEFPRPTMPNVIYMGGFQCKPAKPLPQELEEFVQSSGVHGVIIMSLGTLIGQLPHDIADEIAVAFAQLPQKVIWRYKGDRPATLGNNTLLVDWMPQNDLLGHPKTRLFVAHGGTNGIFEAIYHGVPIVGLPLVFDQTDNLSRMKVKGVAMVVDLATLDRNIFSQALQEVLDEPSYRTNMQRLSRLHRDVPMEPLDTALFWIEFVMRHKGAAHLRTESYRMPWYSYHSVDVMVFLLTVVLFTLLAFIGIIRCFCCRSCLKMKEE; translated from the exons ATGATAACATACATTGGAAACATGACTTTGTGCCTATTCATAATTGTTTTAATTGTGTGTGGTTCAGTTTGCCATGGTGGGATGTTGCTGGTCTTTCCCAGGGAGGGAAGTCAATGGGTTAACATGGACATTCTGATCAAGGCTCTTCACTCTCAGGGACACACAGTCAGAGTG GTAAAATTGATGCATGCTTATGTGAAGCAGCTAGTGAAGATGTGTCTCCCTGGTATCTTCATTGTTACCCTGTTGACCCTCTCTATTCCTGCTGTCCATGGTGGGAAAGTCCTGGTGTTTCCTCAAGACGGCAGCCACTGGGTCAACATGAAGATCATTATTGAAGCGCTGCATTCAAGAGGTCACAGTGTGTCAGTAGTACGGCCATCAGACAGCTGGTACATCAAGGAAACCTCCCCTCACTACAGTTCAATCACAATTGATATTCCAGGTGGAGCTGATGAGGAATTCTTTCGCTCATTTGTGTCAAGACTAatacagataaagagagagggaaactcTGCTTGGACTCGTTTTAGTTTGGACATGGAGTTGAAGGACGGGTTTTTTGAAATTCACCGCAAAGTGTGTGAGATGATAATCAAAATGTTAGAAAATAAACAGTTGATGCAGTCTATTAGAGAAACCAAGTATGACTTGGTTCTGACAGACCCATTAAATGGGGGAGGCATTGTGCTGGCGCACTATTTAAATGTGCCACTTGTTTTCAATGTTAGATGGACTATAGGTGGTGAGGGTCATTTTGTTATTGCTCCCTCTCCGCTATCTTATGTTCCAATTCCTGCTGCAGAGTTAACAGACAAGATGAGTTTTTTTCAGAGGGTTCGTAACTTCCTTGTTTATATCATCAGGCAGTAtctgtacagacagacaatgggacCTCATTATTCTGCTTTAGTTAGTCGTTACTTTGGTCCTGAGGTCGACTACTTCTCATTGTTTCAAGCTGCTGATTTATGGCTCATGAGAGTTGACTTTGTGTTTGAGTTCCCTCGTCCCACCATGcctaatgttatatatatgggagGCTTCCAATGTAAACCTGCCAAGCCTCTTCCCCAAGAACTAGAGGAGTTTGTTCAGAGTTCTGGGGTACATGGAGTCATTATCATGTCTTTGGGGACTTTAATTGGGCAGCTTCCACATGATATAGCTGATGAGATAGCTGTTGCTTTTGCCCAACTGCCTCAGAAGGTAATCTGGAGGTATAAAGGAGACAGGCCAGCTACTCTGGGCAACAATACCTTACTAGTTGACTGGATGCCTCAGAATGATCTTTTAGGACACCCTAAGACAAGGCTGTTTGTAGCTCACGGAGGAACAAATGGGATTTTCGAGGCGATCTACCACGGTGTTCCAATAGTAGGCCTTCCTCTGGTGTTCGACCAAACTGACAATCTTTCTAGAATGAAAGTGAAGGGTGTAGCAATGGTTGTGGATTTAGCAACACTAGATAGAAACATATTCTCCCAGGCCTTACAGGAAGTTCTGGATGAGCCATCCTACAGGACGAACATGCAGAGACTCTCCAGGCTACACAGGGACGTGCCAATGGAGCCCCTGGACACTGCCCTCTTCTGGATTGAGTTTGTCATGAGACACAAAGGTGCTGCTCACCTGCGTACAGAGTCCTACAGAATGCCCTGGTACTCGTACCACTCTGTAGATGTAATGGTCTTTTTACTGACTGTTGTGTTATTTACTCTGCTGGCTTTCATTGGCATTATCAGATGTTTCTGTTGCAGGTCATGTTTGAAAATGAAAGAGGAATGA
- the LOC139384376 gene encoding UDP-glucuronosyltransferase 2C1-like isoform X3 — translation MHAYVKQLVKMCLPGIFIVTLLTLSIPAVHGGKVLVFPQDGSHWVNMKIIIEALHSRGHSVSVVRPSDSWYIKETSPHYSSITIDIPGGADEEFFRSFVSRLIQIKREGNSAWTRFSLDMELKDGFFEIHRKVCEMIIKMLENKQLMQSIRETKYDLVLTDPLNGGGIVLAHYLNVPLVFNVRWTIGGEGHFVIAPSPLSYVPIPAAELTDKMSFFQRVRNFLVYIIRQYLYRQTMGPHYSALVSRYFGPEVDYFSLFQAADLWLMRVDFVFEFPRPTMPNVIYMGGFQCKPAKPLPQELEEFVQSSGVHGVIIMSLGTLIGQLPHDIADEIAVAFAQLPQKVIWRYKGDRPATLGNNTLLVDWMPQNDLLGHPKTRLFVAHGGTNGIFEAIYHGVPIVGLPLVFDQTDNLSRMKVKGVAMVVDLATLDRNIFSQALQEVLDEPSYRTNMQRLSRLHRDVPMEPLDTALFWIEFVMRHKGAAHLRTESYRMPWYSYHSVDVMVFLLTVVLFTLLAFIGIIRCFCCRSCLKMKEE, via the coding sequence ATGCATGCTTATGTGAAGCAGCTAGTGAAGATGTGTCTCCCTGGTATCTTCATTGTTACCCTGTTGACCCTCTCTATTCCTGCTGTCCATGGTGGGAAAGTCCTGGTGTTTCCTCAAGACGGCAGCCACTGGGTCAACATGAAGATCATTATTGAAGCGCTGCATTCAAGAGGTCACAGTGTGTCAGTAGTACGGCCATCAGACAGCTGGTACATCAAGGAAACCTCCCCTCACTACAGTTCAATCACAATTGATATTCCAGGTGGAGCTGATGAGGAATTCTTTCGCTCATTTGTGTCAAGACTAatacagataaagagagagggaaactcTGCTTGGACTCGTTTTAGTTTGGACATGGAGTTGAAGGACGGGTTTTTTGAAATTCACCGCAAAGTGTGTGAGATGATAATCAAAATGTTAGAAAATAAACAGTTGATGCAGTCTATTAGAGAAACCAAGTATGACTTGGTTCTGACAGACCCATTAAATGGGGGAGGCATTGTGCTGGCGCACTATTTAAATGTGCCACTTGTTTTCAATGTTAGATGGACTATAGGTGGTGAGGGTCATTTTGTTATTGCTCCCTCTCCGCTATCTTATGTTCCAATTCCTGCTGCAGAGTTAACAGACAAGATGAGTTTTTTTCAGAGGGTTCGTAACTTCCTTGTTTATATCATCAGGCAGTAtctgtacagacagacaatgggacCTCATTATTCTGCTTTAGTTAGTCGTTACTTTGGTCCTGAGGTCGACTACTTCTCATTGTTTCAAGCTGCTGATTTATGGCTCATGAGAGTTGACTTTGTGTTTGAGTTCCCTCGTCCCACCATGcctaatgttatatatatgggagGCTTCCAATGTAAACCTGCCAAGCCTCTTCCCCAAGAACTAGAGGAGTTTGTTCAGAGTTCTGGGGTACATGGAGTCATTATCATGTCTTTGGGGACTTTAATTGGGCAGCTTCCACATGATATAGCTGATGAGATAGCTGTTGCTTTTGCCCAACTGCCTCAGAAGGTAATCTGGAGGTATAAAGGAGACAGGCCAGCTACTCTGGGCAACAATACCTTACTAGTTGACTGGATGCCTCAGAATGATCTTTTAGGACACCCTAAGACAAGGCTGTTTGTAGCTCACGGAGGAACAAATGGGATTTTCGAGGCGATCTACCACGGTGTTCCAATAGTAGGCCTTCCTCTGGTGTTCGACCAAACTGACAATCTTTCTAGAATGAAAGTGAAGGGTGTAGCAATGGTTGTGGATTTAGCAACACTAGATAGAAACATATTCTCCCAGGCCTTACAGGAAGTTCTGGATGAGCCATCCTACAGGACGAACATGCAGAGACTCTCCAGGCTACACAGGGACGTGCCAATGGAGCCCCTGGACACTGCCCTCTTCTGGATTGAGTTTGTCATGAGACACAAAGGTGCTGCTCACCTGCGTACAGAGTCCTACAGAATGCCCTGGTACTCGTACCACTCTGTAGATGTAATGGTCTTTTTACTGACTGTTGTGTTATTTACTCTGCTGGCTTTCATTGGCATTATCAGATGTTTCTGTTGCAGGTCATGTTTGAAAATGAAAGAGGAATGA